Proteins from one Acropora muricata isolate sample 2 chromosome 9, ASM3666990v1, whole genome shotgun sequence genomic window:
- the LOC136928396 gene encoding uncharacterized protein, with amino-acid sequence MYVMWPSNFESRIQQMEHKLLPARSSVRLNCSSPLGNESSNILDIYSTVCYGYTNCTAVPAQLLGSLKCGEEGKTLDINGNEGRTFQLIALARENTTAEKLVLSGGTCKVNNTKLRFHICDAALNINGTCNWKDCPLPLGLEDGRIRDDMISASSELNKNHTAKDGRISYTTDRRSAWCAGPEFSLGTQYLQVDFNESVLVSAVATQGDATDNNWINHYLVHYSWNGSDWIVATDSEGKVKEFNGNTDGSSVVRHWLKPRFNARYVRFVPILWTGRLCMRVEIYGCKATVFPSVETITKTLTKEPQSCVKHNCTHVPHSMCLMYSGKRHCKCIQACTSEQAEVCGSDRRTYRNECHLKRTACVNKKNVDVLKDGPCPDKLAEKVSTSCDKECLTPPHSHCVIHNETSQTCECTLGCPKISSPVCGSDEKVYANYCLLRKTACETNTTIKIIRHGQCTTKKKLAKSRCNDESCPPYAKCDDTDTEIQCTCPNCSPHAGKKICGSNGKMYIDSCDLRKHSCKENIMIKEVKHGCAVIHKVATTPARTNKPQAEVIPKKKKKPINYVETLYISMAFVGGLGVIIAIGMCICHPLMSKKDSGNGEPVDDDYDSDGRESVENV; translated from the exons GGAACACAAATTGCTGCCGGCGAGGTCCTCTGTTCGTTTGAATTGTAGTTCACCTCTTGGGAATGAATCTTCGAATATTTTGGATATCTATAGCACTGTTTGTTATGGTTACACCAACTGCACTGCCGTGCCCGCACAACTATTAGGATCCCTAAAATGTGGAGAGGAAGGAAAAACTCTGGATATCAATGGAAACGAAGGGAGAACTTTCCAACTCATTG CGCTTGCTCGCGAGAACACAACCGCGGAAAAACTAGTTTTGTCAGGTGGGACGTGCAAGGTAAACAACACGAAATTAAGATTTCACATCTGTGATGCAGCGCTGAACATCAATGGTACTTGCAACTGGAAAG ATTGTCCATTGCCTCTGGGATTAGAGGATGGAAGAATCAGAGACGACATGATTTCTGCTTCTTCGGAGCTGAATAAGAACCACACAGCGAAAGACGGGCGAATTTCATATACGACGGATCGCAGAAG TGCTTGGTGTGCAGGCCCCGAATTCAGTTTGGGAACCCAGTACCTTCAAGTGGATTTCAATGAATCTGTACTCGTGTCTGCTGTAGCAACACAAGGTGATGCGACGGACAACAACTGGATTAATCATTATTTGGTGCATTACAGCTGGAATGGATCCGACTGGATTGTAGCCACTGATAGTGAAGGCAAAGTCAAG GAATTCAATGGGAACACGGATGGGTCTTCCGTGGTACGTCACTGGTTAAAACCTCGTTTCAATGCTCGTTATGTTCGTTTTGTCCCGATATTGTGGACAGGTCGGCTGTGTATGCGTGTAGAGATCTACGGCTGCAAGGCTACTGTATTTCCATCTGTGGAAACAATCACGAAAACTTTGACAAAAG AGCCGCAGTCTTGTGTGAAGCATAACTGCACGCATGTTCCTCACTCAATGTGCTTGATGTACAGCGGTAAACGGCATTGCAAGTGTATCCAGGCATGCACTAGTGAACAGGCTGAAGTTTGTGGAAGTGACCGAAGGACCTACCGCAATGAATGTCACCTAAAACGCACGGCTTGTGTAAACAAGAAAAACGTTGACGTACTCAAAGATGGCCCTTGTCCTGACAAGTTAGCTGAAAAGG TATCCACTTCCTGTGACAAAGAGTGCCTCACTCCACCTCACTCTCATTGCGTGATTCACAATGAAACTAGCCAAACTTGTGAATGCACCCTGGGCTGTCCCAAAATCTCTAGTCCAGTGTGTGGCTCGGATGAAAAAGTCTACGCAAACTATTGTCTTCTGAGGAAAACTGCATGTGAAACGAACACAACGATAAAGATTATTCGCCATGGCCAGTGCACAA CTAAGAAAAAGCTAGCAAAATCCCGCTGCAATGATGAGTCTTGTCCTCCATATGCAAAGTGCGACGATACAGACACTGAAATCCAATGCACGTGTCCAAATTGTTCCCCGCACGCTGGTAAGAAGATTTGCGGTTCAAATGGAAAAATGTACATAGACTCGTGTGATTTGAGAAAGCACTCTTGCAAGGAAAACATCATGATTAAGGAGGTGAAACACGGATGCGCTG TTATTCATAAGGTTGCTACGACGCCGGCGCGTACGAACAAACCACAAGCGGAAGTCAtaccaaagaagaagaagaagcctATCAATTATGTTGAGACATTATACATTTCCATGGCGTTCGTTGGTGGTCTTGGTGTGATTATTGCTATTGGAATGTGCATCTGCCACCCCTTAATGAG CAAAAAAGACAGTGGTAATGGAGAACCAGTGGATGATGACTACGACAGCGATGGCAGAGAAAGCGTGGAAAACGTTTAG